From the Paraburkholderia sp. PREW-6R genome, one window contains:
- a CDS encoding dihydrolipoyl dehydrogenase, translating to MPQITEIDVAILGAGTAGLNALRQVKEAGKSFVLIERGDLGTMCARVGCIPSKAVLHASDLLRACREADGSASAAQLAERANALWQRARATRNESVKGMVDETRELAGDGLIQGDAHIVGPGDIQVGERLFRARAVVIATGSAPVVPPAWQALGDGVLNTDSLFDLPVLPQSIGLIGLGAIGLEMGVALSRLGVRVTGADQSNVVGGIKDPLIAQAARQHFERDLPMWLDEPVDVKRSPSGAFEISSGEDGKRRVEVECVLVAMGRRSTLATLGLEKAGIELDAHGHAPVDPHTMRVGESNFYLAGDVDATRPLQHEAADEGSMAGWNAARHGSDDRWQRRVPLSIAFTNPDIGAIGCPFDTLPAGTLVAEGGAKGNARSAITGERDNVVRLYVAPVTGKLLGAALLAGAGEHLAHLLAWAVQRGETVEQLLQLPFYHPTVEEIVQSALRDAVSKLHRPRGLDLAPAGADR from the coding sequence ATGCCACAGATCACGGAAATCGACGTCGCCATTCTCGGCGCAGGAACCGCGGGCCTCAATGCGCTTCGACAGGTCAAAGAAGCGGGTAAGTCTTTCGTGCTGATCGAGCGCGGCGATCTTGGGACCATGTGCGCGCGCGTCGGCTGCATTCCGTCGAAAGCCGTGCTGCACGCGAGCGACCTGCTGCGAGCCTGCCGCGAGGCGGACGGGAGCGCGAGCGCAGCGCAACTCGCCGAACGCGCGAATGCGCTGTGGCAGCGGGCGCGCGCGACGCGCAACGAGTCGGTCAAAGGCATGGTCGACGAAACGCGCGAACTCGCTGGCGACGGACTGATTCAGGGCGACGCGCACATCGTCGGCCCGGGTGACATCCAGGTGGGCGAGCGCCTGTTCCGGGCCCGCGCGGTGGTGATCGCCACCGGCTCGGCGCCGGTCGTCCCACCAGCGTGGCAAGCGCTGGGCGACGGCGTGCTGAACACGGACTCGCTGTTCGATCTGCCTGTGCTGCCGCAAAGCATCGGGCTGATCGGGCTCGGCGCGATCGGCCTCGAAATGGGCGTGGCATTAAGCCGGCTCGGCGTGCGCGTGACGGGCGCGGACCAAAGCAATGTGGTGGGCGGCATCAAGGACCCATTGATCGCGCAAGCGGCGCGACAGCACTTTGAACGGGACCTGCCAATGTGGCTGGACGAGCCTGTCGACGTCAAACGCAGTCCCTCGGGGGCATTCGAAATATCGTCCGGTGAAGACGGCAAGCGGCGTGTCGAAGTGGAATGCGTGCTGGTCGCAATGGGGCGTCGTTCGACATTGGCCACGCTCGGGCTGGAGAAGGCCGGCATCGAACTGGACGCGCACGGCCATGCGCCGGTCGATCCGCACACCATGCGCGTGGGCGAGTCGAACTTCTATCTGGCGGGCGACGTCGACGCTACGCGTCCTTTGCAGCACGAAGCGGCCGACGAAGGCAGCATGGCGGGCTGGAACGCGGCAAGGCATGGTTCGGACGACCGCTGGCAGCGCCGCGTGCCGCTCTCCATTGCGTTCACGAACCCGGATATCGGCGCAATCGGCTGTCCGTTCGACACGTTGCCCGCCGGCACGCTCGTCGCCGAAGGCGGCGCGAAAGGCAATGCGCGCTCGGCGATCACGGGAGAGCGCGACAACGTCGTACGTCTTTATGTCGCGCCGGTCACGGGCAAGCTGCTCGGAGCGGCGCTCCTTGCCGGCGCGGGCGAGCATCTCGCGCATCTGCTCGCGTGGGCGGTTCAGCGCGGCGAGACGGTCGAACAACTGCTGCAGTTGCCGTTCTATCACCCGACCGTCGAGGAAATCGTCCAGAGCGCTTTGCGCGATGCGGTGTCGAAACTGCACCGGCCGCGTGGACTCGATCTCGCGCCCGCGGGCGCAGACAGGTAA